A genome region from Geobacter pickeringii includes the following:
- the groL gene encoding chaperonin GroEL (60 kDa chaperone family; promotes refolding of misfolded polypeptides especially under stressful conditions; forms two stacked rings of heptamers to form a barrel-shaped 14mer; ends can be capped by GroES; misfolded proteins enter the barrel where they are refolded when GroES binds), whose translation MAAKIIKFDQEGRNAILKGVNALADAVKVTLGPKGRNVVIEKSFGSPLITKDGVTVAKEIELEDKFENMGAQLVKEVASKTSDVAGDGTTTATVLAQAIYRQGSKLVAAGHNPMEIKRGIDKAVETIVAELQKISKPIKDHKEIAQVGTISANNDKTIGDIIAQAMEKVGKEGVITVEEAKAMETSLETVEGMQFDRGYLSPYFVTDPERMEASLENVMILIHDKKISNMKDLLPVLEQTAKSGRPLLIIAEDIEGEALATLVVNKLRGVLNICAVKAPGFGDRRKAMLEDIAILTGGKVISEEIGFKLENTTMDMLGVAKRVTIDKDNTTIIDGAGTETDIQGRVKQIRAQIEETTSDYDREKLQERLAKLVGGVAVIKVGAATETEMKEKKARVEDALHATRAAVDEGIVPGGGVAYIRALSVIDALKLEAEQQFGVNVIKASLEAPIRQIAQNAGVDGSIVVDKVRNGKDAFGYNAADDEYVDMLAAGIIDPTKVSRSALQNAASVAGLMLTTEAMIAEKPREEAAMPAMPGGMGGMGGMGGMM comes from the coding sequence ATGGCAGCCAAGATCATCAAGTTCGACCAGGAAGGGCGCAACGCCATCCTGAAAGGTGTCAACGCCCTCGCCGACGCGGTCAAGGTGACCCTGGGCCCCAAGGGGCGCAACGTGGTCATCGAGAAGTCGTTCGGCTCCCCGCTCATCACCAAGGACGGCGTCACCGTCGCCAAGGAGATCGAGCTGGAGGACAAGTTCGAGAACATGGGAGCGCAGCTGGTGAAGGAAGTCGCCTCCAAGACCTCCGACGTTGCCGGTGACGGCACCACCACCGCCACGGTGCTTGCCCAGGCCATCTACCGCCAGGGCTCCAAGCTGGTGGCCGCCGGCCACAACCCGATGGAGATCAAGCGCGGCATCGACAAGGCCGTGGAGACCATCGTGGCCGAGCTCCAGAAGATCTCCAAGCCGATCAAGGACCACAAGGAGATCGCCCAGGTCGGCACCATCTCCGCCAACAACGACAAGACCATCGGCGACATCATCGCCCAGGCGATGGAGAAGGTCGGCAAGGAAGGGGTCATCACCGTCGAGGAAGCCAAGGCGATGGAGACCAGCCTCGAGACCGTGGAAGGGATGCAGTTCGACCGCGGCTACCTCTCCCCCTACTTCGTGACCGATCCGGAGCGGATGGAGGCGTCCCTCGAGAACGTCATGATCCTGATCCACGACAAGAAGATCTCCAACATGAAGGACCTCCTCCCGGTTCTTGAGCAGACCGCCAAGAGCGGCCGTCCGCTCCTGATCATCGCCGAAGACATCGAGGGCGAGGCCCTGGCCACCCTGGTGGTGAACAAGCTCCGCGGCGTCCTCAACATCTGCGCCGTCAAGGCTCCGGGCTTCGGTGACCGCCGCAAGGCGATGCTGGAAGACATCGCCATCCTCACCGGCGGCAAGGTGATCTCCGAAGAAATCGGCTTCAAGCTCGAGAACACCACCATGGACATGCTCGGCGTCGCCAAGCGCGTCACCATCGACAAGGACAACACCACCATCATCGACGGCGCCGGCACCGAGACCGACATCCAGGGCCGCGTGAAGCAGATCCGCGCCCAGATCGAAGAGACCACCAGCGACTACGACCGCGAGAAGCTCCAGGAGCGCCTCGCCAAGCTGGTCGGCGGCGTTGCCGTCATCAAGGTCGGTGCCGCCACCGAAACCGAGATGAAGGAGAAGAAGGCCCGCGTCGAGGACGCCCTCCACGCTACCCGCGCGGCCGTTGACGAGGGGATCGTCCCCGGCGGCGGCGTTGCCTACATCCGCGCCCTCTCCGTCATCGACGCGCTCAAGCTTGAGGCCGAGCAGCAGTTCGGCGTCAACGTCATCAAGGCCTCCCTTGAGGCGCCGATCCGCCAGATTGCCCAGAACGCCGGCGTCGACGGCTCCATCGTGGTCGACAAGGTGAGAAACGGCAAGGACGCCTTCGGCTACAACGCCGCCGACGACGAGTATGTCGACATGCTCGCCGCCGGGATCATCGACCCGACCAAGGTCTCCCGCTCGGCGCTGCAGAACGCCGCTTCCGTGGCCGGCCTCATGCTGACCACCGAGGCGATGATCGCCGAAAAGCCGCGGGAAGAAGCTGCCATGCCGGCCATGCCCGGCGGCATGGGGGGCATGGGTGGAATGGGCGGCATGATGTAG
- the groES gene encoding co-chaperone GroES — MNLRPLQDRIIVKRIEEETKTAGGILIPDTAKEKPQRGEIVAVGNGKKTEDGKVIPVDLKAGDKVLFGKYAGTEIKIEGQEYLIMREDDILGVIE, encoded by the coding sequence ATGAATCTCAGACCGTTGCAGGACCGCATCATTGTCAAGAGGATTGAGGAGGAGACCAAGACCGCAGGCGGCATCCTCATCCCCGACACCGCCAAGGAAAAGCCCCAGCGTGGCGAGATCGTCGCCGTCGGCAATGGCAAGAAGACCGAGGACGGCAAGGTGATCCCGGTCGACCTGAAGGCGGGCGACAAGGTGCTCTTCGGCAAGTACGCCGGCACCGAGATCAAGATCGAGGGGCAGGAGTATCTCATCATGCGTGAGGACGACATCCTCGGCGTCATCGAGTAA
- a CDS encoding DUF507 family protein — MSISEDRISHLAHRIYDRLWKDDLADFPDERQSLACIKETITAFFSVAEEVDAIVRKKLASYAQAKVPGSREYEILYHKFHQEEMAKRKW; from the coding sequence ATGTCCATATCCGAAGACCGCATTTCCCACCTGGCCCACCGGATCTACGACCGGCTCTGGAAGGACGATCTGGCCGACTTCCCGGACGAGCGCCAGTCGCTCGCCTGCATCAAGGAGACGATCACCGCCTTCTTCTCCGTCGCCGAAGAGGTGGACGCCATCGTCCGGAAGAAGCTCGCCTCCTACGCCCAGGCCAAGGTCCCCGGCAGCCGCGAGTACGAGATCCTCTACCACAAGTTCCACCAGGAAGAGATGGCGAAACGGAAATGGTGA
- a CDS encoding DUF507 family protein, whose amino-acid sequence MRLKDEQISKLAERVLEALTASGLITLKTERGKILDGIRKAVADDVKGEEDLEREAERLLEQTLRSMGGGAGIDRHKMLKMIKDRLAKEKGIVL is encoded by the coding sequence ATGCGACTCAAAGACGAACAGATCAGCAAACTGGCCGAGCGGGTCCTGGAGGCCCTTACCGCCTCCGGGCTCATCACCCTCAAGACGGAGCGGGGGAAGATCCTCGACGGAATCAGGAAGGCGGTGGCCGACGACGTGAAGGGGGAGGAGGACCTGGAGCGGGAGGCGGAGCGCCTCCTGGAGCAGACGCTCCGCTCCATGGGGGGAGGGGCCGGCATCGACCGGCACAAGATGCTGAAGATGATCAAGGACCGGCTCGCCAAGGAGAAGGGGATCGTCCTCTGA
- a CDS encoding c-type cytochrome, which yields MQRTVTFGLLLTLAASTALAAPAGEKLFREKCAMCHKVKGAGGILGPDLSRIGASVNEKALREQLVNPKKKNPASTMPSFKGLPATELDALVAYLKGLR from the coding sequence ATGCAGCGCACCGTGACCTTCGGTCTCCTCCTCACCCTTGCCGCCTCCACCGCCCTTGCCGCCCCGGCGGGGGAGAAGCTCTTCCGGGAAAAATGCGCCATGTGCCATAAAGTGAAGGGAGCAGGAGGAATCCTGGGGCCCGACCTGAGCCGCATCGGCGCCTCCGTTAACGAAAAGGCGCTGCGCGAGCAGCTCGTCAATCCGAAGAAGAAAAATCCGGCCAGCACCATGCCATCCTTCAAGGGACTCCCCGCCACGGAACTCGACGCTCTCGTCGCCTACCTGAAGGGGCTCCGGTAG
- a CDS encoding putative sensor domain DACNV-containing protein — translation MPHFYPRDFATFIHDHLEGRPICPDWQERYADTRPESIPGLTQLEHLISTCYQASLMREEERPVRFRLILRDPASFPPDQGPPDGFHRIVFASPRPFDENELRRLSPTVDFYRSLIGVAPDPDGTLRIWGLVQSGPRWVQTVHGGGKSFNPLPSVPVLYVTGPGRISACIGLTIIATLKGGEIACPSLDVFDSPWLPESFNNERAELLALHEAARRREGNEWAPLDPHFVRTIGQHVVRRIVGIIRNSHHGGTILFVPPERVADFMADNRYVNFSYTFVEEEPRQRFRTILVDIMNALCTVFGRAGVRDREVGWNDYVASDDPRLSLLDEKLFELAHLVASLTAVDGAVVMTRRFEILGFGAEISGKLEKVRCVRRALDLEGTRTEPEHTEGVGTRHRSAYRLCNELRDAIAIVVSQDGRVRFVKWREGYVTYWDQVATSILDF, via the coding sequence ATGCCCCACTTCTACCCCCGCGACTTTGCCACCTTCATCCACGACCACTTGGAAGGGCGCCCCATCTGCCCCGACTGGCAGGAGCGCTACGCCGATACCCGGCCGGAGTCGATTCCCGGCCTGACGCAGCTCGAGCACCTCATTTCCACCTGCTACCAGGCAAGCCTCATGCGGGAGGAGGAGCGACCGGTCCGCTTCCGCCTGATCCTGCGCGATCCCGCCTCCTTCCCTCCCGATCAGGGCCCCCCCGACGGTTTCCACCGCATCGTCTTCGCCTCCCCCCGCCCCTTCGACGAGAACGAGCTGCGGCGGCTCTCCCCCACGGTGGACTTCTACCGCTCCCTCATCGGCGTTGCCCCGGACCCCGACGGGACGCTCCGGATCTGGGGGCTCGTCCAGTCGGGGCCGCGGTGGGTGCAGACGGTCCACGGCGGCGGCAAGAGCTTCAATCCCCTCCCGTCGGTCCCCGTCCTCTACGTGACCGGGCCGGGCCGGATCTCGGCCTGCATCGGCCTCACCATCATCGCCACCCTTAAGGGGGGGGAGATCGCCTGTCCGAGCCTCGACGTCTTCGACTCCCCCTGGCTCCCCGAAAGCTTCAACAATGAGCGCGCGGAGCTGCTGGCGCTCCACGAGGCGGCCCGCCGCCGCGAGGGAAACGAGTGGGCCCCCCTCGATCCGCATTTCGTGCGGACCATCGGCCAGCACGTCGTGCGGCGGATCGTCGGCATCATCCGCAACTCCCACCACGGCGGCACCATTCTCTTCGTCCCGCCGGAACGGGTCGCGGATTTCATGGCGGACAACCGCTACGTGAACTTCTCCTACACCTTCGTGGAGGAGGAGCCGCGGCAGCGCTTCCGGACGATCCTGGTCGACATCATGAACGCCCTCTGCACGGTCTTCGGCAGGGCGGGGGTGCGGGACCGGGAGGTGGGGTGGAACGATTATGTGGCCAGCGATGATCCACGCCTCTCCCTGCTGGATGAAAAGCTCTTCGAGCTCGCCCACCTCGTGGCGTCGCTTACGGCGGTGGACGGCGCGGTGGTGATGACGAGGCGGTTCGAGATCCTCGGCTTCGGCGCCGAGATCTCGGGGAAACTCGAAAAGGTCCGCTGCGTCCGCCGGGCACTGGATCTGGAGGGAACCCGCACCGAGCCCGAACACACCGAAGGGGTCGGCACCCGCCACCGCTCGGCCTACCGCCTCTGCAACGAGCTCCGTGACGCCATCGCCATCGTCGTCTCCCAGGACGGGCGGGTCCGGTTCGTCAAGTGGCGGGAGGGGTACGTCACCTACTGGGACCAGGTGGCGACGAGCATCCTCGATTTCTGA
- the aroF gene encoding 3-deoxy-7-phosphoheptulonate synthase produces MLIVMNHKAGERQIEAVVKAVERMGLKAVPIPGSERTAIGVLGNKGYVDDSTIRDLVGVQEVIHVSKPYKLVSRDFHPRPTVVKVCDVSIGEGKRPVVVAGPCAVESEEQILRTARAVKKAGADLLRGGAFKPRTGPHTFQGLREEGLKLLAKAREETGLPIVTEVMSPDTVGLVAEYADLLQVGARNMQNFELLKELGRIRKPVLLKRGMSATIEEFLAAAEYILAEGNHQVILCERGIRTFETATRNTLDLAVVPLIRELSHLPIMIDPSHATGKRSLVPPMAKASLVAGAHGVLVEVHPEPDKALSDGPQSLTIPGFEALMEELRRLAAFLGYGAAAGENAP; encoded by the coding sequence GTGCTGATCGTCATGAACCACAAGGCGGGAGAGAGGCAGATCGAGGCCGTCGTGAAGGCGGTGGAGCGGATGGGGCTCAAGGCGGTACCGATTCCGGGCAGCGAGCGGACTGCCATCGGGGTCCTCGGCAACAAGGGGTATGTGGACGACTCAACCATCCGCGACCTGGTGGGGGTGCAGGAGGTGATCCACGTCTCCAAGCCGTACAAGCTGGTCTCCCGCGACTTTCATCCGCGGCCGACCGTCGTCAAGGTCTGCGACGTCTCCATCGGCGAGGGGAAGCGCCCGGTGGTGGTGGCGGGCCCCTGTGCCGTGGAGAGCGAGGAGCAGATTCTCCGGACCGCCCGGGCGGTGAAGAAGGCCGGGGCGGACCTGTTGCGCGGCGGGGCCTTCAAGCCCCGCACCGGCCCCCACACCTTCCAGGGGTTGCGGGAGGAGGGGCTGAAGCTCCTCGCCAAGGCTCGGGAGGAGACGGGGCTTCCCATCGTGACCGAGGTGATGAGCCCCGACACCGTGGGGCTCGTGGCCGAGTATGCCGACCTCCTCCAGGTGGGGGCCCGCAACATGCAGAATTTCGAACTCCTCAAGGAGCTCGGCCGGATCCGCAAGCCGGTCCTCCTCAAGCGGGGGATGAGCGCCACCATCGAGGAGTTCCTCGCCGCCGCCGAGTACATCCTCGCCGAGGGAAACCATCAGGTGATCCTCTGCGAGCGCGGCATCCGCACCTTCGAGACCGCCACCCGCAACACCCTCGATCTGGCGGTGGTCCCCCTCATCCGCGAACTGAGCCACCTGCCGATCATGATCGACCCCTCCCATGCCACCGGGAAGCGGAGCCTCGTCCCTCCCATGGCGAAGGCGTCGCTGGTGGCGGGGGCCCATGGCGTCCTCGTGGAGGTCCATCCGGAACCGGACAAGGCCCTCTCCGACGGTCCCCAGTCCCTTACCATCCCTGGCTTCGAGGCGCTCATGGAGGAGCTGCGGCGGCTCGCGGCGTTCCTCGGCTACGGCGCCGCGGCGGGGGAAAATGCCCCTTGA
- a CDS encoding c-type heme family protein: MHWFASLKISTKFNIMLSAILVALFLAAAFFIYQRERALIDRVAVDNARSIARQIIETRDYISSVVKGEPEQNYYLVPQVVATNVAKRLTKDSRYYVRQVSLRYRNPDNRPDPFETEQLKLFAQGKVVETFGVVGAGKEQSFRYLLAMRAEKSCLECHGRYDEAPAFVRARFPRGHFSYNYRLGEVIGAVSVSIPLADLYREAGTNLKLDLVYRGLTFCLIILVMGFLIRRTIIDPIRQVSTSITRVTATGAFSDRIPPRPRDEIGELVGAFNEMMEELDRKTRQQAESEDRYRNVLEMAQSAIVTFLADGKLVITNQKAEELFGLPKGELLGASIYGFIEGGEGIRAGIETYLRSGSGGVVGETTRHTVRDLRGTVTVVEMALSMSRSDHNPLFTAILREVNGGRH; encoded by the coding sequence ATGCACTGGTTTGCCAGCCTGAAGATCAGCACCAAATTCAACATCATGCTCTCAGCCATCCTCGTCGCCCTCTTCCTGGCGGCGGCGTTTTTCATCTACCAGCGGGAACGCGCCCTCATCGACCGGGTGGCGGTGGACAACGCCCGCAGCATCGCCCGCCAGATCATCGAGACCCGCGACTACATATCGAGCGTGGTGAAGGGGGAACCGGAGCAGAACTACTACCTGGTCCCCCAGGTGGTGGCGACCAACGTCGCCAAGCGGCTGACCAAGGACAGCAGGTACTACGTCCGCCAGGTGTCGCTTCGCTACCGTAACCCCGACAACCGCCCCGATCCGTTCGAGACGGAGCAGCTCAAGCTCTTCGCCCAGGGGAAGGTGGTCGAAACCTTCGGCGTCGTCGGCGCGGGAAAGGAGCAGTCGTTCCGCTACCTGCTGGCGATGCGGGCCGAGAAGTCGTGCCTTGAATGCCACGGCCGCTACGACGAGGCGCCGGCGTTCGTCCGCGCCCGGTTTCCGCGGGGGCACTTCTCCTACAACTATCGGCTCGGCGAGGTGATCGGCGCCGTGTCGGTCTCGATTCCCCTCGCCGACCTCTACCGCGAGGCGGGGACCAACCTGAAGCTCGACCTGGTCTACCGCGGGCTGACCTTCTGCCTCATCATCCTCGTCATGGGATTCCTGATACGGCGTACGATCATCGATCCGATCCGGCAGGTCTCCACCTCCATCACCCGGGTGACCGCCACGGGGGCCTTCAGCGACCGGATTCCGCCGCGCCCCCGGGACGAGATCGGGGAACTGGTGGGGGCCTTCAACGAGATGATGGAAGAGCTCGACCGGAAGACCCGGCAGCAGGCCGAGTCCGAGGACCGCTACCGCAACGTCCTGGAGATGGCCCAGTCGGCCATCGTCACCTTCCTCGCCGACGGCAAGCTCGTCATCACCAACCAGAAGGCGGAGGAGCTCTTCGGGCTGCCGAAGGGGGAACTGCTCGGGGCGTCGATCTACGGTTTCATCGAAGGGGGGGAGGGGATTCGCGCCGGCATCGAGACGTATCTCCGCAGCGGCAGCGGGGGGGTGGTGGGGGAGACGACCCGCCACACGGTGCGGGACCTCCGGGGGACAGTGACGGTGGTGGAGATGGCACTCTCCATGTCGCGCTCCGACCACAATCCGCTCTTCACGGCAATCCTGCGCGAGGTCAACGGCGGCCGCCACTGA
- a CDS encoding AAA family ATPase encodes MEQTTIDNITLSLASPVELPLRWVGQEELLQQLLAAWMVIDEQDIPFNPRLIGKPGVGKTTLAYAAAKRLGQPVYLFQATMDTRPEDLIITPVVGPDGRIQYAASSLVSAMLKGGILILDEGNRMSEKAWASLAPLLDDRRYVESIITGLRVPAHRDFRIVVTMNEDASTFEVPEYIHSRLQPQIFIDFPEADEELMILKENLPFAPARILKYVVDFLQRAHAADELYSVRDGINIARYALKMMAATEKDAADLLPLAVERVLGDEALRYLA; translated from the coding sequence ATGGAACAGACAACGATCGACAATATCACCCTTTCCCTCGCCTCCCCCGTGGAGCTGCCGCTCCGGTGGGTCGGCCAGGAGGAGCTTCTGCAGCAGCTCCTCGCCGCCTGGATGGTGATCGACGAGCAGGACATCCCCTTCAACCCGCGCCTCATCGGCAAGCCGGGCGTGGGGAAGACGACCCTCGCCTATGCCGCCGCGAAGCGGCTCGGGCAGCCGGTATACCTCTTTCAGGCCACCATGGACACCCGCCCCGAGGATCTCATCATCACTCCGGTGGTGGGGCCCGACGGGCGGATCCAGTACGCCGCCTCGTCCCTGGTCTCCGCCATGCTGAAGGGGGGGATCCTGATCCTCGACGAGGGGAACCGGATGAGCGAGAAGGCGTGGGCCTCCCTGGCGCCGCTCCTGGACGACCGGCGCTACGTGGAGTCGATCATCACGGGGCTGCGGGTCCCGGCCCACCGGGATTTCCGGATCGTGGTCACCATGAACGAGGACGCCTCCACCTTCGAGGTCCCCGAGTACATCCACTCCCGGCTCCAGCCCCAGATCTTCATCGACTTCCCCGAGGCCGACGAGGAACTGATGATCCTGAAGGAAAACCTCCCCTTCGCCCCGGCCCGGATCCTGAAGTACGTGGTCGACTTCCTCCAGCGGGCCCACGCCGCCGACGAGCTCTACTCGGTCCGCGACGGGATCAACATCGCCCGCTATGCCCTCAAGATGATGGCCGCCACCGAAAAGGACGCCGCCGACCTCCTCCCCCTTGCCGTGGAGCGGGTGCTGGGGGACGAGGCGCTACGGTACCTGGCGTAA
- a CDS encoding protoglobin domain-containing protein — protein sequence MLTMQEIRNHYFFTDEDAALLATLRPLAEANSQRLADEFYDYLLGIPETAEFLKDDLVLQRLKQTHREWFLSLFTGTYDNQYLHSLQRIGHAHVRVGLNAHFVNAAMNVVRRFVVDLLLETFPDRSERRRFRRACEKIIDINLDIMSASYQEEELRKVFVSHALESKLIAAAERFTHGLNLILVIALAGVSLSVVGLFAWDIVHIFEGSVEKGILSALGSLLILWMMIELMENEIRILKGGRFNILFFIGVIIVALIREILVSTLRHDALETQVFLAGTLLILGVVYYLVSKSQQPYAAH from the coding sequence ATGCTGACCATGCAGGAAATCAGGAACCACTACTTCTTCACCGACGAGGACGCCGCCCTCCTCGCCACGCTCCGCCCCCTGGCCGAGGCCAACAGCCAGCGGCTGGCGGACGAGTTCTACGACTACCTCCTCGGCATCCCCGAGACGGCCGAGTTCCTCAAGGACGATCTCGTCCTCCAGCGGTTGAAACAGACCCACCGGGAGTGGTTCCTCTCGCTCTTCACCGGCACCTACGACAACCAGTACCTGCACTCGCTGCAGCGGATCGGCCATGCCCACGTCCGGGTGGGGCTCAACGCCCACTTCGTCAACGCCGCCATGAACGTGGTCCGCCGCTTCGTGGTGGATCTCCTCCTGGAGACCTTCCCCGACCGGAGCGAACGGCGCCGCTTCCGGCGGGCGTGCGAGAAGATCATCGACATCAACCTCGATATCATGAGCGCCTCCTACCAGGAGGAGGAGTTGCGGAAGGTCTTCGTCTCCCACGCCCTGGAGTCGAAGCTGATCGCGGCGGCGGAGCGCTTCACCCACGGCCTCAACCTGATCCTGGTGATCGCCCTGGCGGGGGTCTCCCTCTCGGTGGTGGGGCTCTTCGCCTGGGACATCGTCCACATCTTCGAGGGGAGCGTGGAAAAGGGGATCCTCTCGGCCCTCGGCTCCCTCCTCATCCTCTGGATGATGATCGAGCTGATGGAGAACGAGATTCGGATCCTCAAGGGGGGACGGTTCAACATCCTCTTCTTCATCGGGGTGATCATCGTGGCGCTCATCCGGGAGATCCTCGTCTCCACCCTGCGCCACGACGCCCTGGAGACCCAGGTCTTTCTGGCCGGCACCCTCCTGATCCTGGGGGTGGTGTACTATCTTGTCTCGAAGAGCCAGCAACCCTACGCCGCCCATTGA
- the hemH gene encoding ferrochelatase, whose translation MSDKTAVLLLQMGGPDSLDAVEPFLVNLFSDREIIRIGPAFLQPFIARLIARRRSRGVEHKYGEIGGKSPIRELTEAQARALEEALGTGYRCFVAMRYWKPSTVEALAAIRREGISKVIALSLYPHYSRATSGSSINELKRVVAEAGTTFDLTIVDRFYDHRLYIDALAEKIREGLDDFHPLAEVQVLFSAHSLPQSFIDEGDPYLSHIEETVRLVIERFEGVTYHLAFQSRAGPVTWLEPSTDQMLEHLAAHDVKNLLIVPLSFVSDHIETLHEIDIEYAQMAHKLGYSRFRRSPSLNASPTFIACLAELVRQAEGRG comes from the coding sequence ATGTCCGACAAAACCGCCGTCCTCCTCCTCCAGATGGGGGGCCCCGACTCCCTGGACGCCGTCGAGCCGTTCCTCGTCAATCTCTTCTCCGACCGGGAGATCATCCGGATCGGCCCGGCCTTCCTCCAGCCGTTCATCGCCCGACTCATCGCCCGGCGCCGCTCCCGGGGGGTCGAACACAAGTACGGGGAGATCGGCGGCAAGTCCCCCATCCGGGAGCTGACCGAGGCCCAGGCCCGGGCCCTGGAGGAGGCGCTGGGGACGGGGTACCGCTGCTTCGTCGCCATGCGCTACTGGAAACCGTCCACCGTGGAGGCCCTGGCGGCGATCCGGCGGGAGGGGATCTCGAAGGTCATCGCCCTCTCCCTCTATCCCCATTACTCCCGGGCCACCAGCGGCTCCAGCATCAATGAGCTGAAGCGGGTGGTGGCCGAGGCCGGCACCACCTTCGACCTCACCATCGTCGACCGGTTCTACGACCACCGCCTCTACATCGACGCCCTGGCGGAGAAGATCCGCGAGGGGCTCGACGACTTCCACCCCCTGGCGGAGGTGCAGGTCCTCTTTTCCGCCCACTCCCTCCCCCAGTCGTTCATCGACGAGGGGGACCCCTATCTTTCCCACATCGAGGAGACGGTGCGGCTCGTCATAGAGCGCTTCGAGGGGGTCACCTACCACCTGGCATTCCAGTCCCGGGCGGGGCCCGTCACGTGGCTGGAGCCCTCCACCGACCAGATGCTGGAGCACCTGGCGGCCCACGACGTGAAGAACCTCCTGATCGTCCCCCTCTCCTTCGTCTCGGACCACATCGAGACCCTCCACGAGATCGACATCGAGTACGCCCAGATGGCCCACAAGCTCGGCTACTCCCGGTTCCGCCGCAGCCCCTCCCTCAACGCCTCACCCACCTTCATCGCCTGTCTGGCGGAGCTGGTGCGGCAGGCGGAAGGACGGGGCTGA
- a CDS encoding aldo/keto reductase, which produces MHHVTLGATGIQFFPLVFGTLPLGPLQAGLSPADGGRLIRHALERGVTMLDTATLYDTYPHVREGVAGWQGEVTIVTKTHANDGPTARAHVEKGLRELGRERLDIVHLHGARVADPFTDRADVLAELARMKEEGKIGHVGLSSHYISAIRKGVEHPEIEVIHPLINRTGMGILDGGPAEMAEAIAACARAGKGVYAMKALAGGNLIAEARASLAYVRGLEGVHGVAIGMLSEGEVGANIALFSGSAPEDDVWRELESRRRKLRIMDNFCKGCGGCLDACASGALSIVDGKAVVDEEACILCGYCAASCPEFIIRVV; this is translated from the coding sequence ATGCACCACGTCACGCTCGGCGCCACCGGCATTCAGTTTTTTCCCCTCGTCTTCGGCACCCTCCCCCTGGGCCCGCTCCAGGCGGGGCTCTCGCCGGCGGACGGGGGGCGCCTCATCCGCCACGCCCTGGAGCGGGGGGTCACCATGCTCGACACCGCCACCCTCTACGACACCTACCCCCACGTGCGGGAGGGGGTTGCCGGCTGGCAGGGGGAGGTGACCATCGTCACCAAGACCCACGCCAATGACGGCCCCACGGCCCGGGCCCACGTGGAAAAGGGTCTGCGGGAGCTGGGGCGCGAGCGGCTCGACATCGTCCACCTCCACGGCGCCCGGGTGGCCGATCCGTTCACCGACCGGGCCGACGTGCTGGCGGAGCTGGCGCGGATGAAGGAGGAGGGGAAGATCGGCCACGTGGGGCTCTCGTCCCACTACATCAGCGCCATCCGGAAGGGGGTGGAGCACCCGGAGATCGAGGTGATCCACCCCCTCATCAACCGGACCGGCATGGGGATCCTGGACGGCGGCCCGGCGGAGATGGCGGAGGCGATCGCTGCCTGCGCCCGGGCGGGGAAAGGGGTCTATGCCATGAAGGCCCTGGCGGGGGGGAACCTGATCGCCGAGGCCCGGGCGAGCCTCGCCTACGTCCGGGGACTCGAAGGGGTCCACGGGGTGGCGATCGGGATGCTCTCCGAAGGGGAGGTGGGGGCGAACATCGCCCTCTTCTCCGGCTCCGCCCCCGAGGATGACGTCTGGCGGGAGCTGGAGAGCCGACGCCGCAAGCTGCGGATCATGGATAACTTCTGCAAGGGGTGCGGCGGCTGTCTCGACGCCTGCGCCAGCGGCGCCCTCTCCATCGTCGACGGCAAGGCGGTGGTGGACGAGGAGGCGTGCATCCTCTGCGGCTACTGCGCCGCCTCGTGCCCCGAGTTCATCATCCGGGTCGTCTGA
- a CDS encoding SlyX family protein, translating to MQERLTDLEIHIAHLERTVQELNEVVFRQQRSIDRLEGELKGLREQVRAGGDSLLKKPEEEEPPPHY from the coding sequence ATGCAGGAACGGCTCACCGACCTGGAGATCCATATCGCCCACCTGGAGCGGACCGTCCAGGAACTGAACGAGGTGGTCTTTCGCCAGCAGCGCTCCATCGACCGACTCGAAGGGGAGTTGAAGGGGCTCCGGGAGCAGGTCCGGGCGGGAGGAGACTCCCTCCTGAAAAAGCCCGAGGAGGAAGAGCCGCCCCCCCACTACTGA